The nucleotide sequence CCCGAAGATGAAGCGCTTCATCTTCACCGAGCGCAACGGCATCTACATCATCGACCTGCTCCAGTCGCTGTCGTACATCGACCGCGCCTACGAGTTCGTCAAGGAGACCGTCGCGCACGGCGGCTCCATCATGTTCGTCGGTACGAAGAAGCAGGCCCAGGAGGCCATCGCCGAGCAGGCGACGCGTGTCGGCATGCCGTACGTCAACCAGCGTTGGCTCGGTGGCATGCTCACCAACTTCTCCACCGTCTACAAGCGTCTGCAGCGCCTCAAGGAGCTCGAGCAGATCGACTTCGAGGACGTCGCCGCCTCGGGTCTCACCAAGAAGGAGCTCCTGGTCCTCTCGCGCGAGAAGGCCAAGCTGGAGAAGACCCTGGGTGGTATCCGCGAGATGCAGAAGGTGCCGAGCGCCGTCTGGATCGTCGACACCAAGAAGGAGCACATCGCCGTCGGTGAGGCGCGCAAGCTCCACATCCCGGTCGTCGCGATCCTCGACACCAACTGCGACCCCGACGAGGTCGACTACAAGATCCCGGGCAACGACGACGCGATCCGCTCCGTCACCCTGCTCACCCGCGTGATCGCCGACGCCGTCGCCGAGGGCCTCATCGCCCGCTCCGGCGCCGCGACCGGCGACTCGAAGCCGGGCGAGAAGGCCGCCGGCGAGCCCCTCGCCGAGTGGGAGCGCGACCTCCTCGAGGGTGAGAAGAAGGACGAGGCCGAGGTCCAGACCTCCGCCGAGACCGAGAAGGTCGCCGACGCCGAGGCCGCCGAGGCCCCGGCCGAGGTTGCCGCCGAGGCCCCGGCCGCGGACGCCGAGCAGGCCTGACCTTTCAGGACCTTCGGGTGGACGGCGGGGGCCCACGAAGCCCCCGCCGTCCACCCGTGGACCCGCCCGATCTTTCAGACTTCGAGAGAGAAACAGACTCATGGCGAACTACACCGCCGCTGACGTCAAGAAGCTCCGCGAGCTCACCGGCGCCGGCATGATGGACTGCAAGAAGGCCCTCGACGAGGCCGACGGCAACGTCGACAAGGCCGTCGAGGCGCTCCGTATCAAGGGTCAGAAGGGCGTCGCCAAGCGCGAGGGCCGCTCTGCCGAGAACGGCGCCGTGGTCTCCCTCATCGCCGACGACAACACCTCGGGCGTCCTGGTCGAGCTGAAGTGCGAGACGGACTTCGTCGCCAAGGGTGACAAGTTCCAGGCCGTCGCCGCCCAGCTGGCCCAGCACGTCGCCGCCACCGCCCCGGCCGACCTCGAGGCGCTGCTCGCCTCCGAGATCGAGGCCGGCAAGACCGTGCAGGCGTTCGTCGACGAGGCCAACGCCAACCTCGGCGAGAAGATCGTCCTGGACCGCTTCGCGCAGTACGCCGACGGCTTCGTCTACGCGTACATGCACCGCACGATGCCGGACCTCCCGCCGCAGATCGGTGTCCTCGTCGAGTTCGACAAGGCCGACGCCGCCGTCGCCAAGGGTGTCGCCCAGCACATCGCCGCCTTCGCGCCGAAGTACCTCACCCGTGAGGACGTCCCGGCCGAGGTCGTCGAGTCCGAGCGTCGCATCGCCGAGGAGACCACCCGCGCCGAGGGCAAGCCCGAGGCCGCGATCGCCAAGATCGTCGAGGGTCGCGTGAACGGCTTCTTCAAGGACGCGACGCTGCTCGGTCAGCCGTACGCCCTTGACAACAAGAAGTCCGTCCAGCAGATCCTGGACGAGGCCGGTGTCACCCTGAAGCGCTTCACCCGCATCAAGGTCGGCATCTGAGTCCGTACGCGAACGCGACGGACACCGGACCCCGGTAGGGTCTGAAGCAGTCGTCAGCGCACGCGCGGGACGATCGCAGATCTGACGAGGAGGCCATTGCCGTACGGGAAACCGCGAGGACCCAAGGCAATGGCCTCCTTCGTATGTGCACGAGGAGATCTCCATGAACCAGGGCGCCGTACAGGGCGACGACAACAACGGCAAGAAGGCCGGCCGCTACATGCTGAAGCTGTCCGGAGAAGCCTTCTCCGGCGGTACCGGCCTCGGCGTCGACCCCGACGTCGTGCATGCCATCGCGCGTGAGATCGCGGCCGTCGTCCGCGACGGCGCGGAGATCGCGATCGTGATCGGCGGCGGCAACTTCTTCCGCGGCGCCGAGCTCCAGCAGCGCGGCATGGACCGGGCCCGCTCCGACTACATGGGCATGCTCGGCACGGTGATGAACTGCCTCGCCCTCCAGGACTTCCTGGAGAAGGAAGGCATCGACTCCCGCGTCCAGACCGCCATCACCATGGGCCAGGTCGCCGAGCCGTACATCCCGCTGCGCGCCGTGCGCCACCTGGAGAAGGGCCGCGTGGTCATCTTCGGTGCGGGCATGGGCATGCCGTACTTCTCCACCGACACCACCGCCGCCCAGCGTGCCCTGGAGATCGACGCCGAGGCGCTGCTCATGGGCAAGAACGGCGTGGACGGCGTCTACGACTCCGACCCGAAGGCCAACCCCGACGCGGTCAAGTTCGACGCGCTTGAGTACGGCGAGGTGATCTCCCGCGACCTCAAGGTCGCCGACGCCACCGCCATCACCCTGTGCCGGGACAACAACCTCCCGATCCTCGTCTTCGAACTGCTCACCGAGGGCAATATCGCGCGCGCGGTGAAGGGTGAGAAGATCGGCACGCTCGTGAGCGACCAGGGCACCCGGGCCTGACCCGAACCGGGGAACCGTCCCGCAAGGGGCTGGACAGAGCCCTGCCGGTCGTACACCGTGCAGGACAAACCGCGACGACACGCAGGAGCATGTGGTGATCGAAGAGACCCTCCTCGAGGCCGAGGAGAAGATGGAGAAGGCCGTCGTGGTCGCCAAGGAGGACTTCGCCGCGATCCGCACCGGCCGTGCGCACCCGGCGATGTTCAACAAGATCGTGGCCGACTACTACGGCGCCATCACCCCCATCAACCAGCTGGCCTCCTTCTCCGTCCCGGAGCCCCGGATGGCCGTGGTGACCCCGTTCGACAAGAGCGCCCTGCGCAACATCGAGCAGGCGATCCGTGACTCGGACCTCGGCGTCAACCCGAGCAACGACGGCAACATCATCCGGGTGGTGTTCCCCGAGCTGACCGAGGAGCGCCGCCGGGAGTACATCAAGGTCGCCAAGGGCAAGGCCGAGGACTCGAAGATCTCGATCCGCTCGGTCCGCCGCAAGGCCAAGGAGACCATCGACAAGTTCGTCAAGGACGGCGAGGTCGGCGAGGACGAGGGCCGCCGCGCCGAGAAGGAGCTCGACGACACCACCGCGAAGTACGTCGCGCAGGTGGACGAGCTGCTCAAGCACAAGGAAGCCGAGCTGCTCGAGGTCTGATGAACGACTCTTCCTGGGGGGCCCCGGCCGGTACCGGCCGTGGGGGACCCGACCAGGGGCCTGCCCCGGCGGGTCCCGCATACGATCGGCATCAGGCGGCGCAGACTCGGCCCATGCCCATCGTGCCCGACGTTCCCGCCGGCGGATTCCAGGACGGTCACGGCCGGGGGGCCGCTCACCCGAGCGGTCCCCTGTTCCGTGACGAGACGCCGCACGAGCACCCGCAGGAGCCCATGCCCAGCCCCACCCCGCCTCCGCCGCCCGGGCCGTCGGCGCCCCGGCAGAAGAAGAGCGCGGGGCGCGATCTGGGCGCGGCCATAGGGGTCGGGGTCGGTCTCGGGGCCGTCATCATCGCCTCGCTGTTCATCTGGAAGCCGGCGTTCGTCGGGGTGATAGCGGTCGCCGTGGTGGTCGGGCTCTGGGAGCTGACCTCCCGCCTCCAGGAGCGCAAGGGGATCAAGGCGCCGCTGGTCCCGCTCGCCGTCGGCGGTGCGGCGATGGTCGTCGCCGGCTATGTCCGGGGTCCCGAGGGCGCCTGGGTGGCGATGGCGCTCACGGCGCTCGCGGTGCTCGTCTGGCGGATGACGGAGCCCCCCGAGGGTTATCTGAAGGACGTCACGGCGGGTGTGTTCGCCGCGTTCTACGTGCCGTTCCTCGCCACCTTCGTGGCGCTGCTGCTGACCGCCGACGACGGCCCGCAGCGGGTGCTGACCTTCCTGCTCCTGACCGTGGTCAGCGACACCGGGGCGTACGCGGTCGGCTGGCGCTTCGGCAAGCACAAGCTGGCCCCGCGGATCAGCCCGGGCAAGACCCGGGAGGGTCTGGTCGGCGCGGTGACGTTCGCCATGGCGGCGGGCGCGCTGTGCATGGAGTTCATGATCGACGAGGGTGTCTGGTGGCAGGGCCTGATCCTCGGCTTCGCGGTGGCGGCGAGCGCGACGCTCGGCGACCTCGGCGAGTCGATGATCAAGCGTGACCTGGGCATCAAGGACATGGGCACGCTGCTGCCGGGCCACGGCGGCATCATGGACCGGCTTGACTCCCTGCTGCCGACGGCACCGGTGGTCTGGCTGCTGCTGGCCTTGTTCGTCGGAACGGCCTGATCCGTCCGTGTGTGCCGTCGGGGCCCGCCACCCTCCTGGGTGGCGGGCCCCGACGCGTCTGCGCGCGGCCGGCGAGCAGAAACCGTTCCGCATGGTGACAATGCGTGCATGGCATCCAAGGCAGGCGCCGACGGCGCACCCGCGGGGGCGACTCTCGTCCTGCTGACGCTCGCGGCGGGCCAGTTCCTGATGGCCCTCGACAGCTCCGTCATGAACGTGGCGATCGCGACCGTGGCCGACGACGTGGGCACGACCGTGACCGGGATCCAGGGCGCCATCACCGCGTACACGCTGGTGATGGCGATGTTCATGATCCCCGGAGGCAAGGTCGGGGTGCTGATCGGGCGCCGGCGCGCGTTCATGATCGGCTGCGTGATCTACGGCTGCGGCTCGCTGACCACGGCGCTCGCGCCGAACCTGCCCGTGCTGCTGCTCGGCTGGTCGTTCCTCGAGGGCATCGGGGCGGCGCTCATCCTGCCGTCGATCGTGGCGCTGGTGGCGAGCAACTTCCCCACCGAGGGCCGGGCCGCGGCGTACGGCATCGTGGCGGCGGCGGGCGCCGTGGCGATCGGGCTCGGACCGCTCATCGGGGGCATCGCCACCACCTACTTCTCCTGGCGCTGGGTGTTCGCCGGCGAGGTCCTGGTCGTACTCGTCATCCTGGTGTTCGCCCGGCGCATCGCCGACGCCACCGACCAGGAGCGCCCGCGCATCGACCTCGTCGGCGCGGCGCTGTCCGCGGCCGGGCTCGGGGTCTTCGTCTACGGCGTGCTGCGCTCGGACGAATGGGGCTGGGTCCGGCCGAAGGCCGACGCGCCCGCGTGGCTCGGGGTGTCGCTGACCGTGTGGCTGATGATGGCGGGCCTGCTCCTGCTGTACCTCTTCCTGCGCTGGGAGGCCCGGCTCGTCGAGCGGGACGGGGACCCGCTCGTCCACCCGGCCATGCTGCGGAACAGGCAGCTCACCGGCGGTCTGACGATGTTCTTCTTCCAGTACCTCGTCCAGATGGGCGTCTTCTTCGTCGTCCCGCTCTACCTCTCCGTGGCCCTCGGCCTCTCGGCCCTGCAGACGGGTGCGCGGATCCTGCCGCTCTCGCTGACGCTGCTGGCCGCCGCGGTCCTGATCCCGCGTCTCCTCCCGGACGTCTCGCCGCGCCGGGTGGTGCGGATCGGGGTGCTGGCGCTGCTCGCGGGCGCGGTCGCCCTGATGGCCGCGCTGGACGCGGACGCCGGAGCGGAGATCGTCACGGTCCCGCTGCTGCTGATCGGCTTCGGCATGGGCGCGCTGGCCTCCCAGCTCGGCTCGGTCACGGTCTCCGCGGTCCCGGACCGGGAGAGCGCGGAGGTCGGAGGGATCCAGAACGCGGTCACCAACCTCGGCTCCTCGATCGGTACGGCGCTCGCCGGCTCGCTGATGATCGCGGCGCTCACCTCCTCGTTCCTGACCGCCGTGGAGCGGAACGACGCGATCCCGGCCGAGGTGAGGAGCCAGGCCGCCGTCGAGCTGCAGAGCGGCGTCCCGTTCCTCTCGGACGCCCAGCTGACGACCGCCCTCGACGAGGCGGGCACCAGCGAGGAAGTGTCCGAGGCCGCCCTGGAGGCGAACGACGCCGCCCGGCTGGACGGCCTGAAGGCCGCCCTCGCGATCCTGGCCGGCGCGTCCGTCGTGGCCCTCTTCTTCACCCACCGCATCCCCCGGACCCAGCCCCGCTCACCGACCCCCTGAAACGGCGAACCGGGCCACGGGCGCGCGTCTGCGACACTGGTAGCACCATGCCCAAGCCCGGAGAACTCACTTTCGTCGCCCCCCGCGGAGCCAAGAAGCCGCCGCGGCACCTGGCCGACCTCACGCCCGCCGAGCGGAAGGAGGCCGTCGCCGCGATCGGCGAGAAGCCGTTCCGCGCCAAGCAGCTGTCCACCCACTACTTCGCGCGGTACGCGCACGACCCCGCCGAGTGGACGGACATCCCCGCCGCCTCGCGGGAGAAGCTGGCCGGGGAGCTGCTGCCCGATCTGATGTCCGTGGTGCGGCACATCTCGTGCGACGACGACACCACCCGCAAGACCCTGTGGCGGCTGCACGACGGCACGCTCGTCGAGTCGGTGCTCATGCGCTACCCGGACCGGGTGACCATGTGCATCTCCTCGCAGGCCGGCTGCGGGATGAACTGCCCGTTCTGCGCGACCGGGCAGGCCGGCCTCGACCGGAACCTGTCGACGGCCGAGATCGTGCACCAGATCGTCGACGGCATGCGGGCGCTGCGGGACGGGGAGGTGCCCGGGGGACCGGCGCGGCTCTCCAACATCGTGTTCATGGGCATGGGGGAGCCGCTCGCCAACTACAAGCGGGTCGTCGGTGCCATCCGTCGCCTCACCGACCCCGAGCCGGACGGCCTCGGCCTCTCGCAGCGCGGGATCACCGTCTCCACCGTGGGGCTCGTGCCCGCGATGCTGCGGTTCGCCGACGAGGGCTTCAAGTGCCGGCTCGCGGTCTCGCTGCACGCCCCGGACGACGAGCTGCGCGACACCCTGGTCCCGGTCAACACGCGCTGGAAGGTGCGTGAGGTCCTCGACGCGGCCTGGGAGTACGCGGAGAAGTCCGGGCGCCGGATCTCCATCGAGTACGCGCTCATCCGGGACATCAACGACCAGGCGTGGCGCGGTGACCTGCTGGGCCGGCTGCTCAAGGGCCGCCGGGTGCACGTGAACCTGATCCCGCTGAACCCGACGCCGGGTTCGAAGTGGACGGCGTCCCGGCCCGAGGACGAGAAGGCCTTCGTCGAGGCCATCGCCCGCCACGGCGTGCCGGTGACCGTGCGGGACACCCGAGGCCAGGAGATCGACGGCGCCTGTGGACAGCTGGCCGCGGCCGAGCGCTGACCTTGTAGTCTGAGCTCGAACACATCTCCATATTCCGACAGGGGAGCGCCACAGCGCTGAGAGTGCGGTCACCGTAGGACCGCAGACCCTCTGAACCTTGCCCAGGTCATTCTGGGTAGGAAGTTCGGTCGTTAACTCAAGCTGTTGCGCCCTGCCCGCGCCCGGTCCGCCGGTCGTGGGCAGGGCCGCGTCTCTTCCTGGTCACACCCAGGAGGAATCTCAGTGAGCATCAAGAAGTCCGCCGCCGTCGCGCTCGTCGCGGCGCTCGGCGTCACCGGCCTCGCCGCCTGCGGCGCGGAGGACGGCGAGAAGGCCGCCGGCCCGTCCGGGGCCCCCGCCCCGAAGACCGTGACCCTGGTGAGCCACGACTCGTTCAACGCCTCCAAGGAGGTGCTGGCCGCGTTCACGCAGCAGACCGGCTTCACCGTCAAGGTGCTGAAGAGCGGCGACGCCGGCGAGGCCGTCAACAAGGAGATCCTGACG is from Streptomyces venezuelae ATCC 10712 and encodes:
- the pyrH gene encoding UMP kinase, with translation MNQGAVQGDDNNGKKAGRYMLKLSGEAFSGGTGLGVDPDVVHAIAREIAAVVRDGAEIAIVIGGGNFFRGAELQQRGMDRARSDYMGMLGTVMNCLALQDFLEKEGIDSRVQTAITMGQVAEPYIPLRAVRHLEKGRVVIFGAGMGMPYFSTDTTAAQRALEIDAEALLMGKNGVDGVYDSDPKANPDAVKFDALEYGEVISRDLKVADATAITLCRDNNLPILVFELLTEGNIARAVKGEKIGTLVSDQGTRA
- the tsf gene encoding translation elongation factor Ts: MANYTAADVKKLRELTGAGMMDCKKALDEADGNVDKAVEALRIKGQKGVAKREGRSAENGAVVSLIADDNTSGVLVELKCETDFVAKGDKFQAVAAQLAQHVAATAPADLEALLASEIEAGKTVQAFVDEANANLGEKIVLDRFAQYADGFVYAYMHRTMPDLPPQIGVLVEFDKADAAVAKGVAQHIAAFAPKYLTREDVPAEVVESERRIAEETTRAEGKPEAAIAKIVEGRVNGFFKDATLLGQPYALDNKKSVQQILDEAGVTLKRFTRIKVGI
- the frr gene encoding ribosome recycling factor, producing the protein MIEETLLEAEEKMEKAVVVAKEDFAAIRTGRAHPAMFNKIVADYYGAITPINQLASFSVPEPRMAVVTPFDKSALRNIEQAIRDSDLGVNPSNDGNIIRVVFPELTEERRREYIKVAKGKAEDSKISIRSVRRKAKETIDKFVKDGEVGEDEGRRAEKELDDTTAKYVAQVDELLKHKEAELLEV
- a CDS encoding phosphatidate cytidylyltransferase encodes the protein MNDSSWGAPAGTGRGGPDQGPAPAGPAYDRHQAAQTRPMPIVPDVPAGGFQDGHGRGAAHPSGPLFRDETPHEHPQEPMPSPTPPPPPGPSAPRQKKSAGRDLGAAIGVGVGLGAVIIASLFIWKPAFVGVIAVAVVVGLWELTSRLQERKGIKAPLVPLAVGGAAMVVAGYVRGPEGAWVAMALTALAVLVWRMTEPPEGYLKDVTAGVFAAFYVPFLATFVALLLTADDGPQRVLTFLLLTVVSDTGAYAVGWRFGKHKLAPRISPGKTREGLVGAVTFAMAAGALCMEFMIDEGVWWQGLILGFAVAASATLGDLGESMIKRDLGIKDMGTLLPGHGGIMDRLDSLLPTAPVVWLLLALFVGTA
- the rlmN gene encoding 23S rRNA (adenine(2503)-C(2))-methyltransferase RlmN, with amino-acid sequence MPKPGELTFVAPRGAKKPPRHLADLTPAERKEAVAAIGEKPFRAKQLSTHYFARYAHDPAEWTDIPAASREKLAGELLPDLMSVVRHISCDDDTTRKTLWRLHDGTLVESVLMRYPDRVTMCISSQAGCGMNCPFCATGQAGLDRNLSTAEIVHQIVDGMRALRDGEVPGGPARLSNIVFMGMGEPLANYKRVVGAIRRLTDPEPDGLGLSQRGITVSTVGLVPAMLRFADEGFKCRLAVSLHAPDDELRDTLVPVNTRWKVREVLDAAWEYAEKSGRRISIEYALIRDINDQAWRGDLLGRLLKGRRVHVNLIPLNPTPGSKWTASRPEDEKAFVEAIARHGVPVTVRDTRGQEIDGACGQLAAAER
- a CDS encoding MFS transporter; amino-acid sequence: MASKAGADGAPAGATLVLLTLAAGQFLMALDSSVMNVAIATVADDVGTTVTGIQGAITAYTLVMAMFMIPGGKVGVLIGRRRAFMIGCVIYGCGSLTTALAPNLPVLLLGWSFLEGIGAALILPSIVALVASNFPTEGRAAAYGIVAAAGAVAIGLGPLIGGIATTYFSWRWVFAGEVLVVLVILVFARRIADATDQERPRIDLVGAALSAAGLGVFVYGVLRSDEWGWVRPKADAPAWLGVSLTVWLMMAGLLLLYLFLRWEARLVERDGDPLVHPAMLRNRQLTGGLTMFFFQYLVQMGVFFVVPLYLSVALGLSALQTGARILPLSLTLLAAAVLIPRLLPDVSPRRVVRIGVLALLAGAVALMAALDADAGAEIVTVPLLLIGFGMGALASQLGSVTVSAVPDRESAEVGGIQNAVTNLGSSIGTALAGSLMIAALTSSFLTAVERNDAIPAEVRSQAAVELQSGVPFLSDAQLTTALDEAGTSEEVSEAALEANDAARLDGLKAALAILAGASVVALFFTHRIPRTQPRSPTP
- the rpsB gene encoding 30S ribosomal protein S2 is translated as MAVVTMRELLESGVHFGHQTRRWNPKMKRFIFTERNGIYIIDLLQSLSYIDRAYEFVKETVAHGGSIMFVGTKKQAQEAIAEQATRVGMPYVNQRWLGGMLTNFSTVYKRLQRLKELEQIDFEDVAASGLTKKELLVLSREKAKLEKTLGGIREMQKVPSAVWIVDTKKEHIAVGEARKLHIPVVAILDTNCDPDEVDYKIPGNDDAIRSVTLLTRVIADAVAEGLIARSGAATGDSKPGEKAAGEPLAEWERDLLEGEKKDEAEVQTSAETEKVADAEAAEAPAEVAAEAPAADAEQA